The proteins below come from a single Stomoxys calcitrans chromosome 1, idStoCalc2.1, whole genome shotgun sequence genomic window:
- the LOC106082093 gene encoding protein sine oculis, which translates to MFIKSMDTTLSSSLNGGDLDSTSSGGASSDNSTLNQDNMHSPISYGALFLPNSGYRGNISCKTVLHLDKFSPYANDKELDRRFHDITSDYDKSPPPTATTSPVYPSLNGMIFDSGVGGGVVSGGGLHNDLSGNTKPLPLSSSSMNIGAQMNMSNNTPTTQTDALSSLNRTTAGLNVTGGLLSNITGSHNSASNIQMDRKFLQFTTDQIQCMCEALQQKGDIDKLTTFLCNLPTSELFKNNESILRARAIVAYHRFQFHELYNLLESHCFSIKYHADLQALWFKAHYKEAEKVRGRPLGAVDKYRLRKKYPLPKTIWDGEETVYCFKEKSRNALKDCYLTNRYPTPDEKKTLAKKTGLTLTQVSNWFKNRRQRDRTPQQRSDIMSVLPVNHQLDPNGFPRMFNAPSYYPDTIFNGQ; encoded by the exons ATGTTTATCAAAAGTATGGATACTACCCTATCGTCATCATTGAATGGTGGTGATTTAGATTCAACAAGTTCCGGCGGTGCTTCTTCAGATAATTCTACACTTAATCAGGATAATATGCATTCTCCCATATCATATGGTGCTCTCTTCTTACCAAATTCAG GTTATCGCGGCAATATATCCTGCAAGACTGTCTTACATTTAGATAAATTCTCTCCCTATGCCAACGACAAAGAATTGGATCGGCGATTTCATGATATAACCAGCGACTACGATAAATCTCCACCGCCGACGGCAACTACTTCACCCGTATATCCTTCGCTAAACGGCATGATTTTTGACAGTGGTGTTGGCGGCGGTGTGGTGAGTGGTGGTGGCTTGCATAATGATCTCAGTGGCAACACCAAACCTTTGCCTTTGAGTAGTAGTAGCATGAATATTGGTGCCCAGATGAACATGTCCAACAACACACCCACCACACAGACAGATGCTTTAAGTAGCTTAAATCGAACAACGGCGGGCCTGAATGTCACCGGGGGCCTGCTGTCGAATATCACGGGTTCACACAACAGTGCAAGCAACATACAAATGGATAGAAAGTTTTTGCAATTCACCACGGATCAG ATTCAATGTATGTGTGAGGCCCTGCAGCAAAAAGGCGATATAGATAAACTCACCACCTTCTTGTGCAATCTACCCACCTCGGAGCTTTTCAAAAACAATGAAAGCATTTTGCGAGCACGCGCCATTGTCGCCTATCATCGTTTTCAATTTCATGAGCTCTATAATTTATTGGAGTCACACTGTTTCTCCATCAAATATCATGCTGATCTACAAGCTCTGTGGTTTAAAGCCCATTACAAGGAGGCGGAAAAAGTGCGTGGTCGCCCCCTGGGTGCTGTCGATAAATATCGCCTGCGTAAAAAATATCCCCTgcccaagacaatatgggatggTGAGGAGACGGTTTATTGTTTCAAGGAGAAAAGTCGCAATGCCCTTAAAGATTGTTATCTGACCAATCGTTACCCCACACCGGATGAGAAAAAGACTTTGGCCAAGAAGACCGGCCTAACACTGACACAGGTATCGAATTGGTTTAAGAATCGCCGGCAAAGGGATCGAACGCCGCAACAAAGATC TGACATTATGTCTGTTTTACCCGTCAATCATCAGCTGGATCCCAATGGTTTTCCCCGAATGTTTAATGCTCCAAGCTATTATCCTGACACCATATTCAATGGGCAATAA